The DNA segment CCCCCAAACCACAGCAGCAAAAAGTGGGAAGGGATCTTGTTTGGGCTGTGGGATATAACCCTTCTCTACTGCCAATCGAGATAAGCCAAACAGGATACGAGATAATAGATACATATTTATCTGTTCAGGAAAAAATACTGAATTAAAATTAGGCAATTATCACAAGAGGAAAATGAGATTACTTGAAATAACTTTCAATTTAGGAGATCATCAAATTCTTTCATACAAAAATCAATCTCTAATTTTAACCAGCCGGCTTGCATTTTAATAAAGTTCAGCAACAATTTACCTCTATCCCTAATTCCAATGCTAGAAATACCAGCTGTAAATTAATCCTTTCCCAGTTGTAGGAAAACAATGGTTTGTTTCTAGTTATCATCTGGTTTCAAAAGAAATGCAACTGTGTGCAAAGTACATTTCCTAAAAAGCATCCAAATTATACCTAGATTTTTTACAATGAAAAATCAACACAGATAGGCATTCTTCTGCCACAATTATCTACAAATGTGAAGTATCAATTGTAGTTTTTTTCATCCCAGAAGAAATAATGCTTCTCTAAATGGGTTTACCATTTGAATAACAATACTTATATTTTGTTAAAATGTTCATTGAGTGTGGTTAGCAAATAGATAGCAGATATTCTTTATAGCAGGGCCTGCGCTCTGGAATAAGTTTGTCCCCAAAACCCAAAGGTACCCTAGTCTACTATTATTTATATGAGCTGTGACGACTTGGTTCTTCACCCAAACTTTTGGTACAAGAAAGTGAAACCCCTTGCTTCATTCCACTTGCCACCTTTTATCTTTTATTAATGTTATTGTAATGTGATTGTTGTGATCCATCCAGAGTAGTTGAGAATTGGGCAGCATACAAGCTTAACAAATTATTATGATTACGAATCCCTTTCTTACAATTTGCTAGAGTGAAAGAAAGAGGCAAAAGAATTGTATTCAGATAAATTCACTACTCCATCTGTGGCAAATACGCAAAAATTAATAATGGAAGAATGTGATGGTATAATTTACTAAATTTCTCTAATTTCCCTTTCATTCTTCAGTAGATCAGTAGAACCATAAATCTAACACAAAACAACACAGTTGCTTACCTGgctgttaatattattattttccccaaaCACTAACCAGCCCCCAATGAAGGCTGCGAGGAAAGACTGAAATGGAACCTTCTTTCCTTGCATTCGTGACTGCATGGCCATTAAACCCTTATAAGTGAATACAAAATAGGCCAGGTTTCTGGAATGAGTATAGGTAGCTTGAAGAATTGCTTTCAATTTTTCCTTTAGGCTGAAGGGAAGAAACAAGGAACAATTATTACACATAAcgttatttccctgaaaatattatAAATCAGTTATAATATTTACTGGTCACTGCTTCTGATGTACATTAAAAAGTAACAATGATCTtcatttcactttcaaaaaatattagaaaactaAAGCCACATAAGTCAATCTGTTTCTAATAAAAGAGCATGAATATGTTTTCTAGTCAATATAGAGATGTACTCAAATATTCATAATTTTTATGGTTTGTggcacttttaaaaacatttatagtTGTATAAACTATAACATTGGAATTAATACTGAATTAACATGCAAAGAGTAGCAGTTAAGTTAAATCTGACATGactaaaattgttaaaattattaaaaattcaaagaagGAAATTTTACTGATATCTACTAGCTCAATTCTATTATATTTAGTCAGGAGAACATCTATAAATTAATGAATCTTCAACTACAGAGTCacattaacaatggataagattgTAATATTATGTCTACATAAGGGCTGATATGATTGTATCATAAACTGTATTGGACATAGTGAAACTTGCTTGATAATATATATGCAAAATTGTATTGTTAGATTGCCATCATAACCCCTACCCCCTTGATTTCCTAGAAAATGTTGTTTCTATGGATAAATAGCCATAAAacagtattaaatatatttatagccTGATTTAAGTAGAAAAAGGATGACAATCTCTTCTTTTCCTGTCCTAATATATTTAATTCAGTGAAAAACATCCAAACAGAAACATTAAGAATGCAGACAAGAAATCACAACGTGTACTAAAAgattacagatagcccttgacttacaaccacaactgaaacctgaatttctattgctaaacaatAGTGTTtgttgagtcatgcccaattttatgcccttatttgccacaattgttaagcaaatcactgcacttgttaagtaacTCAAAGGGTTGTTAAGtaagattttgcttgttggaagttggctTCTGCTTCCAGAAGACTACAAATGGCAATcaaccctggggcactgcaaccatcataaattttgatcatgtgagtgtGgggatgattgtaagtgtgagtgagtaccagttgtaagtcaatttTTGCAGTAATGTCGctaaactaatggttgtaagtgaaggtctacctatatttaaaaaaaatatgcacacaAACAAGGTAGGCTTCTTCAACTTCTATGACTTTATTCTGTAAGTGACAGATGCTGTGAGAAATGTACCTTCCGCTTTTGAAGAGAAATGTCATTACCAAAGCATGAGGGGCGCGGACTTTGGCTCCATAACtaccaaaaataaagaaaatgcataCAATTGTCAGTAAAATAAAGTTTAATGTGTGCTTgaatgcaattattgcaagtaagcaataccccaatcaagaaactgccaaaagccatcagtaaacagcccaaccaaagaatctcttaagattccccctcccccaccccccaggcagGCAAGATACCAGAATACAAACTGACAGCAGCAGCAGTCCTTACCTGcattgatgaagttacctagttagggcaatgaaacgcctgcaagaaaagcaagctcagagagcaccaaggactcctaatTATTGCTTTATGTAGCTTGAAAACAGCAGAACACGGGGATAGAGTTCTTGGATGACAAATCAGCATCTTTCACAACTCCTTTGCCATGTATATTGGGATATAAATTGCACAAACAGGTTGTGTTTGTTCTACACTGAAAGACTTAACATGCTTGCCTAATGTGGCACATAAATCTGAATACGCAGATTTAGTGTATCACTAAAATAATGTTCTGAAACCTCTTCCTCACTTTTAACTTCTTAGAATACTCCTTATTATCATGGGGAAATGATAACAAATGCTTTGAAAATATAGAAACAGCCAAGAACAGGAAGATAATCTTGTTCATAAGAGAACACCGAGTTTGTTTGTTTCGAAGAAAATTTACTCTTAACACCAGAGATGATTTTAAAATATCTAGCCACAATGTTGCAGAAGCTGACCTAGGTAACTATTAAACAATGTATAGAATAACAATTGCTTTATTAGAATGATAGTTGAAATTTTGGAGATATctacaagaagaaaacaaaaaaggattTATTGGTAAGCATTAAGTATGAATGATTGAAAATGAAATCCAGGTGTACCCAGACCTTAGCAAGCATCACCTAAGCTCACTGCTGTTCTGTAAATTTATATATACAGCAGTGTTTTACCATAATGCAGTATATACTGAACCAATACTGTCCTctaaaaggaaatgaaaactCAATCTAATAGCAGACATATCATTACTTGGTCAGTAATACTTCTTTGAAATCAACCATAAGAATTTTGAAATGAAATGCAGATAAAGCATAAGAAACAAGCGTATTGACAGTCTGATCGGTCACTCAGCTTGTGTCTATATTTTGAAACCTCATTTACAGAAGATTGGGAGAATCTGTCATTAGATTAAACCTGCCCACACAAAACGTCACTTATACCTATAAACAAAACGTATCAGTAAAAAGGGGTCCAGTCTCCAGTTATTTTCTCATCAAGCAGACACTACGAGGCAATCTACTGCAGCATCCCACAAAGCGGGGGACGATGAAGAAGGGCGAAAGCGAAGTTGAAGAGAGCCCAGCCGAAAGCAGTGAAGTGCAAATCTGCTTCCTCCCGCTCAATTCTTAGTGAAATCGGCGTAAATACTCGTCCCTGACCGCCACCTTCGGCGATAGTTTCCGAACAGGAATGCGAAAGAAAGACGGTCCCCAGCTCAAACTTACACCGCTCCGTTGCGGAAGCCCTTCAGCACCGCCAGCGTGGTCTGATATCTCCGCTGCTGCAAGAGAGAATTGATGGTGTAGAGCAAAGTCTTGAGAATCGTCTGATCGCCCATCGCCTCAGCCTTGACACTTGCGATCTAGCAGCCGGTCAATCCGGGGAAACAACTCGACTGAAACACAAAAGGCATAGaagcagagcttcaggaaaaaatgtcCAAGCGGAAAACCAACCCCTAAATTTTAGTTCCGCTCTAAACTCGCGAGAAGATTTAAGTTACAGACAAAGAAAAGTGTACCGTCCTGTAATTACAACTTTTCCTTTGCCGGCTATTCGAGCGGCAATTCAacagtttctctctctgtctgcatttattttatttatttatttatttatttatttagtcacaacaatatatataagtatcatacaaaaaagattatatagtgtataaacatatatatgagtaaatattaggaggcatatatatacataagaaggagaaaaagaaaaacaataggacaggaacggtaggtacgtttgtgctcttatgcacgccccttatggtcctcttaggaatggggtgaggtcaatattagaaagtttttggttaaagcttttgggattatgggaagagaccacagagtcaggtaaagtattccaagcactgatgattctgttacagaagtaatattttctgcaatctagattaaagcggttaacattaagtttaaatctattggttgctcttgtattattgcaattaaagctgaagtagtctttaacaggaaggacattacaatagatgattctatgagttaaacttaggtcatgtctaaggcggcggagttccaagttttctaagcctaggatttcaagtctggtgggattaggtattttgttgttttcagaggaatgaagaactcttcttgtaaaatatttctggacacgttctgtaatgtatctttaaaagttttggcgggaat comes from the Ahaetulla prasina isolate Xishuangbanna chromosome 3, ASM2864084v1, whole genome shotgun sequence genome and includes:
- the PXMP4 gene encoding peroxisomal membrane protein 4: MGDQTILKTLLYTINSLLQQRRYQTTLAVLKGFRNGAVYGAKVRAPHALVMTFLFKSGSLKEKLKAILQATYTHSRNLAYFVFTYKGLMAMQSRMQGKKVPFQSFLAAFIGGWLVFGENNNINSQINMYLLSRILFGLSRLAVEKGYIPQPKQDPFPLFAAVVWGIVLWLFEYHRHTLQPSLQSSMTYLYDDSNVWHDVSDFLVHNKRSTTK